In the Afipia sp. GAS231 genome, TTGGTGCCGCCGGTGCGGAGTCCCAGCAGGTAGCACGCGGTCAGCGCGAAGACGTGATAGAGCGGCAGCGCGCAGACGATGACCATCTGATCGACGATCGGCGGCTTCTTCAGCGCCGGCTGCAGCCACGCGTCGTTCTGCAGCACGTTGGCGAGGATGTTCTTGTGCAACAGCGTCGCGCCCTTGGAAACGCCGGTGGTGCCGCCGGTATATTGCAGGAAGGCGACATCGTCGCGCGTCAGGCTGGGCTTGCTGAGTTTCATGCCGCGGCCGGCGGCAAGTGCGTCGTTGAAGCTGACGGCGCCCGGAATGTTGTAGGCCGGCACCATCTTCTTGACCTTGCGCAGCACCAGATTGACGATCACGCCCTTGAAGCCCAAGAGGTCGCCCATGCTGCCGACGATCACGTGCTTGACCGCGGTCCTGGCCACGACCTGCTGCACGGTGGTGGCGAAGTTCTCCAGCACCACGATCGCTTCAGCGCCAGAATCCTTGAGCTGATGTTCGAGCTCGCGCGGGGTGTAGAGCGGGTTGACGTTGACCACCGCATAGCCGGCGCGCAAGACCGCTGCGGTCGCCACCGGATACTGCAGTACGTTCGGCATCATCAGCGCGACGCGGGCGCCCTTTTGCAGGCCCTTGCTCTGCAGGTAGGCGCCGAATGCGGCCGACATCTCGTCAAGGTCGCGGTAGCTGATCGACTTGTCCATGCAGATGAAGGCCTTGCGATCGCGGAATTTCGCAAAGCTTTCTTCCAGCAGTTCGACCAGCGATGAATACTGGGCGACATCAATCTCGGCGGGCACGCCGGCCGGATATTGCTTGAGCCAGATCCGCTCCATGGTATTTCCCCTCTGGTTTTGAGCCCGATTGATTGGCCGGGACGCTTGTTTTTTTGCAGTATTGTGAATGCCGCCGCCGATGGCAAGCGGCTGTGCGCTATCGACGCATTGGCTGATCTGAATCAGCGCGCCTGCGCGGGGCAAAACCGCTTATTTGCTCGGCAAAAGCCCGTTAACCAGCCGGCTTGGTGTCGGTCTTGGCATCAGTCTTGGGCTTGGCGGCGGCCTTCGGCTTGGCCGGTGGCTTGGGCGCGGCCGCGGCGGGTTTGGCCGCGGCATCCGGCTTGACGCTGGCGTGGCGGA is a window encoding:
- a CDS encoding long-chain fatty acid--CoA ligase; this translates as MERIWLKQYPAGVPAEIDVAQYSSLVELLEESFAKFRDRKAFICMDKSISYRDLDEMSAAFGAYLQSKGLQKGARVALMMPNVLQYPVATAAVLRAGYAVVNVNPLYTPRELEHQLKDSGAEAIVVLENFATTVQQVVARTAVKHVIVGSMGDLLGFKGVIVNLVLRKVKKMVPAYNIPGAVSFNDALAAGRGMKLSKPSLTRDDVAFLQYTGGTTGVSKGATLLHKNILANVLQNDAWLQPALKKPPIVDQMVIVCALPLYHVFALTACYLLGLRTGGTNLLIPNPRDMAGFVKELGKYQVSFFPAVNTLYNGLLNTPGFDKLDFSKLKISNGGGMATQKPVAEKWLKTTGCALSEGYGLSETSPTLTCNRADIDAFSGTIGLPVPSTDLSIRDDDGNELPIGEAGEICAKGPQVMAGYWNRPEETANVMTADGYFRTGDIGVMDANGYTKIVDRKKDMILVSGFNVYPNEIEEVIASHPGVLECAVIGVQDARSGEAVKAFIVKKDPNVTPEDIIKYCGTQLTAYKVPKQIEFRTDLPKTNVGKILRRELRDEKKAAA